In Miscanthus floridulus cultivar M001 chromosome 5, ASM1932011v1, whole genome shotgun sequence, one genomic interval encodes:
- the LOC136451589 gene encoding receptor-like protein 7, whose product MPSTMDFHELPVLLLQLLQIIQLVVVLALCSLVPPGAGGGAYTNHTTITASVLPCLPDQALALLQLKQSFSVTNYSTMAFRSWRPGTDCCGWEGVHCDHSNDGRVTSLDLGDYGLLSGGLSPALFKLTSLRYLNLGGNGFNGSQLPAAGFERLTELTHLNLSSSSFSGEIPTGIGSLRNLVSLDLSAAFDILDLADDGYRFNYAGNWLVEPNLARLIANLSSLLELRAGFVDLSNNPAMEWCNALANYTPNLQVLSLPFCLLHGPISASLSRLSSLVLIDLRHNHLDGPIPQFFANFSFLEVLQLSRNHHEGWVSPKIFEQKKLRTVDLSNNIEISGILPNFSADSRLKNLLLGDTNFSGTIPSSISNLQHLKKLALGGRGFSGEIPSSMGQLTSLKLLEVSGFGLVGPVPAWVTNLTSLLVLQFSNCGLSGPIPSFIGNLPKLRKLALFRCNFLGEIPQHISNLTHLNMLLLYSNNLVGTVQLTPFWKLPKLFDLNLSNNLLNVVPEDQDNSSLASLPPIKYLGLASCNISEFPNDLRNLDQIRGLDISNNYINGAVPQWVWEKWSSFTFLNLSHNNFTSMGYDYPILPIYVQYFDLSFNNFQGAIPLPQEGNWLLDYSSNQFSTIPSNFGTFIVDTASFKASGNKLSGEILAPICTAWSLNLLDLSYNNLNGSIPTCLMEDLNSLQVLNLAGNQLHGEVPHSMKEECSLQELDFGSNKIEGKLPRSLVACQWLEIFDIGNNQISDSFPCWMSKLPNLQVLVLKSNKFTGHLGLGPSVAEDRSNCDFLELRVVDLASNNLYGTLPEEWFSNLKSMAASSSNETFMVENRYPHGQAYQFTVEVTHKGHDIAFSNNLVALVFIDVSSNLFHGDIPKSIGDLVYLSELNMSHNALTGPIPNQLGRLNQLESLDLSSNELSGEIPQELASLDFLTTLNLSDNMLVGRIPVSIHFGTFTNDSFLGNDGLCGPPLSKGCSNGSNIVPHPLNEKPDVILFLFTGLGFGVGFASVIVVTWGICIGK is encoded by the coding sequence ATGCCCTCCACAATGGATTTTCACGAGCTGCCGGTGTTGCTCCTCCAGCTGCTACAAATAATACAGCTCGTAGTCGTCCTAGCCTTATGCTCGCTTGTACCTCCAGGCGCAGGCGGTGGTGCGTACACCAACCACACGACGATCACCGCATCGGTGCTTCCATGCCTTCCCGACCAGGCCTTAGCGTTGCTCCAGCTGAAGCAGTCCTTCTCCGTCACCAATTACTCCACCATGGCCTTCCGATCGTGGAGGCCCGGCACCGACTGCTGCGGATGGGAGGGCGTCCACTGCGACCACTCCAACGACGGGCGCGTGACATCTCTCGACCTGGGCGACTACGGCTTGTTGAGTGGCGGGCTCAGCCCTGCGCTTTTCAAGCTGACCTCACTCAGGTATCTCAACCTTGGTGGTAACGGCTTCAACGGGTCTCAACTCCCAGCTGCTGGGTTCGAGCGTTTAACTGAGCTCACCCACCTCAACCTCTCTAGTTCCAGCTTTTCAGGGGAGATACCAACTGGTATTGGAAGTCTAAGGAATTTGGTCTCCCTCGATCTCTCTGCTGCTTTCGATATCCTTGACCTAGCCGATGATGGTTACAGATTCAATTATGCTGGGAATTGGCTTGTAGAGCCAAACCTTGCAAGATTGATTGCGAACCTTAGTAGTTTGCTGGAGCTCCGTGCTGGCTTTGTGGACTTGTCAAATAACCCTGCGATGGAGTGGTGCAATGCCCTTGCCAATTATACTCCGAATCTTCAAGTTCTTAGCTTACCGTTTTGCCTGCTGCATGGGCCAATCAGTGCTTCACTGTCTCGCTTGAGCTCGCTCGTTCTAATTGACCTACGCCATAATCATTTGGATGGTCCTATTCCCCAGTTCTTTGCCAACTTCTCCTTTCTGGAAGTACTCCAGCTCAGCCGTAATCATCATGAAGGGTGGGTCTCCCCGAAAATATTTGAACAAAAGAAATTAAGAACGGTTGATCTTAGCAACAATATCGAAATATCTGGCATTTTACCAAATTTCTCTGCTGATAGCCGATTAAAGAATTTGCTTCTTGGTGACACCAACTTCTCTGGTACAATTCCGAGTTCCATCAGCAATCTCCAACACTTGAAGAAGTTAGCCCTTGGTGGTCGAGGGTTTTCCGGGGAGATACCCTCATCGATGGGTCAGCTCACGTCCTTAAAACTATTAGAGGTCTCTGGATTCGGGCTAGTAGGGCCAGTACCAGCATGGGTGACTAATTTAACTTCTTTGTTGGTTCTCCAGTTCTCGAATTGTGGTTTATCAGGGCCAATACCTTCTTTCATCGGCAATTTGCCAAAATTGAGAAAACTAGCACTCTTCAGATGCAATTTTTTGGGGGAAATACCTCAACATATTTCAAATTTAACGCACTTGAACATGCTCTTGCTTTATTCAAATAATTTGGTTGGTACAGTGCAACTCACTCCATTTTGGAAACTACCAAAGCTATTTGATTTGAATCTCTCAAACAATCTACTAAATGTGGTACCAGAAGACCAAGACAACTCTTCATTGGCATCCCTCCCCCCAATAAAGTATTTGGGTTTAGCTTCTTGTAACATATCTGAATTCCCAAATGACTTGAGAAATCTGGACCAGATTCGAGGGCTGGACATTTCAAACAACTACATAAACGGGGCTGTGCCCCAATGGGTATGGGAGAAATGGTCCTCTTTTACCTTTTTGAACCTTTCACATAACAATTTTACGAGCATGGGTTATGATTACCCTATTCTTCCTATATACGTCCAGTATTTTGATCTCAGTTTCAACAATTTCCAAGGGGCAATACCTTTACCACAGGAAGGAAATTGGTTGCTGGATTACTCAAGCAACCAATTCTCAACTATCCCATCTAATTTTGGCACTTTCATCGTTGATACTGCATCTTTCAAAGCCTCTGGAAACAAACTCTCTGGAGAAATTCTAGCGCCGATATGCACTGCATGGAGCCTGAATCTCCTTGATCTCTCTTACAataatttgaatggatcaatccCTACCTGCTTAATGGAGGACCTCAATAGCCTACAAGTGTTAAATTTGGCGGGAAATCAACTTCACGGGGAGGTGCCACATAGCATGAAAGAAGAATGTTCACTCCAGGAATTAGATTTTGGTAGCAACAAGATTGAAGGGAAACTACCTAGATCTCTGGTGGCTTGCCAATGGTTAGAGATATTTGACATCGGAAACAACCAGATTAGTGACTCTTTTCCATGTTGGATGAGTAAACTTCCTAACCTTCAAGTCCTTGTGTTGAAGTCTAACAAATTTACTGGGCACCTGGGACTGGGACCCTCTGTTGCAGAAGATAGGAGCAATTGTGATTTCTTGGAACTTCGAGTTGTCGATTTAGCCTCAAACAACCTTTATGGTACACTGCCAGAAGAGTGGTTTAGCAATTTGAAGTCCATGGCGGCCAGTTCTTCTAACGAGACATTTATGGTGGAAAATCGATATCCTCATGGACAGGCATACCAATTTACTGTTGAGGTCACACACAAAGGGCACGACATTGCATTCTCAAATAATTTAGTGGCCCTTGTATTTATTGATGTCTCAAGTAACCTGTTCCATGGAGACATCCCGAAGTCAATAGGTGATCTTGTCTATCTCTCTGAATTAAACATGTCACATAATGCCTTGACAGGCCCCATACCCAACCAACTTGGCCGTTTGAACCAGCTTGAGTCATTGGATCTCTCGTCAAATGAGCTTTCAGGGGAGATCCCGCAAGAGCTAGCATCACTGGACTTCCTCACAACATTAAATCTATCTGACAATATGCTAGTGGGAAGAATACCAGTGTCAATTCATTTCGGCACATTCACGAATGACTCGTTTCTTGGAAATGACGGTTTGTGCGGGCCTCCGTTGTCAAAAGGGTGCAGCAATGGTTCGAATATTGTCCCGCATCCACTGAATGAGAAACCTGATGTCATACTATTCCTCTTCACAGGATTAGGATTTGGTGTTGGGTTTGCATCTGTAATCGTGGTGACATGGGGAATATGCATTGGAAAATGA